The following nucleotide sequence is from Saccharothrix texasensis.
GCTCGGGTCAGGCTGGTGATGCGGGTGGTGGAGCAGCGGAGTCTGCGCAGTAGTCGCCAGGTCTTGAGGGTGGAGACCGCTCGTTCGCCCAGGGCGCGGATGCGGGTGTGAGAGCGGTTGACCGCCTGTTGGCCTGGCGAGAGGTTGTGCCACTTTCCGCGGTAGGGGACGCGGATCGGACTGCCTGCTCCTTGATAGGCCTTGTCCGCCCAGCATGGGATGTCTGCTGTGGTCAGGGCGTCGACGATGCCGTGGATCCGGGCCGCGGTCAGGTCGTGCACCGCTCCCGGCAGCGCGGGCGAGGTCCAGAGCAGTCGTCCGGCCGGGTCGGCGAGGACTTGGACGTTCATGCCGTGGCGCTTGTGTTTTCCGGAGTAGTACGGGCGGTCGGCGGCGATGCGGTCGATCCGGAGCAGGGTGCCGTCGAGGATGAGGTAGGCCTTGCGTGCGGCGACGTGTACCGCGTCGATCGGGTCCGGTGCCAGTGCGGCCAGGAGTTCGACCGCTTCGTGGATGTAGCGGCAGACGGTGGCCAGGCCGATGCCGAACCCGGCGGCGAGACGGGTGTAGGTGTCGCCGCAGCGCAGATGGGCTAGGACCAGCAGTGCTTGGCGTCCGGGATCGAGGCGCCGCCACCTGCTGCCGATCCGACGCCGGTGCACGGTCAGTTCCCGTGCGAGGAATCGGAGATGCGAACTGGACAGGTCGATCGCGGATGGGTAGACAAGCACACGAAGCTCCTGACGATGGCCTTGCTCTTGGTCGAGAAGTCATCTACCAGGAGCTTCGCCATGTCTCCATCACGTTCGCCGCCCACGCCGTCAGGTTGGAAAGGGCTCACTGCC
It contains:
- a CDS encoding transposase family protein, producing MLVYPSAIDLSSSHLRFLARELTVHRRRIGSRWRRLDPGRQALLVLAHLRCGDTYTRLAAGFGIGLATVCRYIHEAVELLAALAPDPIDAVHVAARKAYLILDGTLLRIDRIAADRPYYSGKHKRHGMNVQVLADPAGRLLWTSPALPGAVHDLTAARIHGIVDALTTADIPCWADKAYQGAGSPIRVPYRGKWHNLSPGQQAVNRSHTRIRALGERAVSTLKTWRLLRRLRCSTTRITSLTRAVLALHLAAG